The following proteins are co-located in the Halococcus salsus genome:
- a CDS encoding [LysW]-lysine hydrolase: MSEAVAGVSDEQARGLLVDLVGTPSPSGEERACADLLVSFFETHGREAWLDEVGNVRAPADDSLLLTSHIDTVPGDIPVRVEETDGVESLWGRGSVDATGPLAAMAVAAVETGVSFVGVVGEETDSRGARHLVETRDPPDAVVNGEPSGWDGITLGYRGLLAGTYVATSESGHTSRPGNNAIEDAIEWWSRVGEAVAADGDEWTPVFERVTTKPTAIQGGISDDGLSVEATMEVQFRVPPSLTTDEVREAADGELDGGTVRWHDEVVPVMTNPRSSLASAFRGAIRKTGDDPRLLRKTGTSDMNVYQTWDCPMVTYGPGNSDLDHAPDEHLSLVEYDDSIAVLEAVAERVAEDGG, encoded by the coding sequence GTGAGCGAAGCCGTCGCGGGCGTCTCGGACGAACAGGCCCGCGGACTCCTCGTCGACCTCGTGGGGACGCCCTCGCCGTCGGGCGAGGAGCGGGCGTGTGCCGACCTGCTGGTCTCGTTCTTCGAGACCCACGGCCGCGAAGCGTGGCTCGACGAGGTCGGCAACGTCCGTGCGCCCGCAGACGACTCGCTCCTGCTGACCTCCCACATCGATACGGTCCCCGGGGACATCCCGGTCCGCGTCGAGGAGACCGACGGGGTCGAGTCCCTCTGGGGTCGTGGGAGCGTCGACGCGACCGGCCCGCTCGCCGCGATGGCGGTCGCCGCCGTCGAGACCGGCGTGAGTTTCGTGGGCGTGGTCGGCGAGGAGACCGACTCGCGCGGCGCGCGCCACCTCGTCGAGACGCGCGACCCGCCCGATGCGGTCGTCAACGGCGAACCCTCTGGCTGGGACGGGATCACCCTCGGTTATCGGGGGCTGCTGGCCGGCACCTACGTCGCCACCAGTGAATCGGGGCACACCTCCCGCCCCGGCAACAACGCGATCGAGGACGCGATCGAGTGGTGGAGCCGGGTCGGCGAGGCCGTGGCGGCCGACGGCGACGAGTGGACCCCGGTGTTCGAGCGCGTGACGACCAAACCGACGGCGATCCAGGGTGGGATCTCCGACGACGGGCTCTCGGTCGAGGCCACGATGGAGGTCCAGTTCCGGGTGCCACCCAGCCTGACGACCGACGAGGTCCGTGAGGCCGCCGACGGCGAGCTCGACGGCGGCACCGTCCGGTGGCACGACGAGGTCGTACCCGTGATGACGAACCCACGGAGTTCGCTCGCGAGCGCCTTCCGCGGGGCGATCCGGAAGACCGGCGACGACCCCCGACTCCTCCGGAAGACGGGGACGAGCGACATGAACGTCTATCAGACCTGGGACTGCCCGATGGTGACCTACGGGCCGGGGAACTCGGACCTCGACCACGCGCCCGACGAACACCTCTCGCTCGTCGAGTACGACGACAGCATCGCCGTCCTCGAAGCCGTCGCCGAGCGGGTCGCGGAGGACGGCGGATGA
- the thrC gene encoding threonine synthase, producing MTELSLGSSAPEAAADGVWLACIECGRTNAPFDEPTYRCPDCDGLLEARYESYPTFDDFSGRGVWRYDAALPFESGVSLPEGDTPLHEVPRLEADVGVRSLRVKHEGMNPTGSFKDRGMTVGVRVAKELGVDRLACASTGNTSAALAAYGGRAGVETLVLLPAGKVAAGKVAQAALHGARILEVDGNFDACLDIVAELADMGEAYLLNSINPFRLEGQKTIGFEILEAFRDDYGRYPDRIVLPVGNAGNTAALYKAFRELVESGALDAEDVPMLTGVQAEGAAPMVEAIEEGSDDTNRWEEVETRATAIRIGNPVNARKALPGIRETGGTAVAVTDEAIVDAQRALAEEGVGVEPASAASIAGLRKLRESGVVADDEDVVCLTTGHLLKDPDAAAAAGRDPEPVPNDTEAILGHLAE from the coding sequence ATGACGGAGCTCTCGCTCGGCTCGTCGGCCCCGGAAGCCGCCGCGGACGGCGTCTGGCTCGCGTGCATCGAGTGCGGCCGAACCAACGCCCCGTTCGACGAACCCACCTACCGCTGTCCCGACTGCGACGGCCTCCTCGAGGCCCGTTACGAGTCGTATCCCACGTTCGACGACTTCTCGGGCCGCGGCGTCTGGCGCTACGACGCCGCGCTCCCGTTCGAGTCGGGCGTCTCGCTCCCGGAGGGCGACACCCCGCTCCACGAGGTGCCGCGGCTCGAAGCCGACGTCGGCGTCCGGAGCCTCCGGGTCAAACACGAGGGGATGAACCCCACGGGGAGCTTCAAGGATCGGGGCATGACCGTCGGGGTCCGAGTGGCCAAGGAGCTCGGGGTCGACCGCCTCGCGTGTGCCTCAACCGGGAACACCAGCGCGGCGCTCGCGGCCTACGGCGGCCGTGCGGGTGTCGAGACCCTCGTGCTGCTTCCGGCGGGCAAAGTCGCGGCGGGGAAGGTCGCGCAGGCCGCCCTCCACGGCGCGCGGATCCTCGAAGTCGACGGCAACTTCGACGCCTGTCTCGACATCGTGGCCGAGCTCGCGGACATGGGCGAAGCCTACCTCCTGAACTCGATCAACCCCTTCCGACTTGAGGGCCAGAAGACGATCGGCTTCGAGATCCTGGAGGCGTTTCGGGACGACTACGGTCGCTACCCCGACCGGATCGTTTTACCCGTGGGCAACGCCGGCAACACCGCCGCGCTCTACAAGGCCTTCCGCGAACTCGTCGAGTCGGGCGCGCTCGACGCCGAGGACGTGCCGATGCTCACTGGTGTGCAGGCCGAGGGGGCCGCGCCGATGGTCGAGGCCATCGAAGAAGGGTCGGACGACACCAACCGCTGGGAGGAGGTCGAGACCCGCGCGACCGCGATCCGGATCGGGAACCCAGTCAACGCGCGGAAGGCGCTGCCCGGAATTCGAGAAACCGGCGGCACGGCGGTCGCGGTCACGGACGAGGCGATCGTCGACGCCCAGCGCGCGCTCGCGGAGGAGGGCGTCGGCGTCGAACCCGCCTCGGCGGCGAGCATCGCGGGCCTCCGGAAGCTCCGGGAGTCCGGTGTGGTCGCCGACGACGAGGACGTGGTCTGTCTCACGACCGGCCACCTCCTGAAGGACCCCGACGCGGCGGCTGCCGCCGGTCGGGACCCCGAGCCGGTGCCGAACGACACCGAGGCGATCCTCGGTCACCTCGCCGAGTAG
- the argF gene encoding ornithine carbamoyltransferase gives MSLDAGGVRHFTDVDDLSRTELETVLDAASGFKSQVERDEPHPVLERKTLGMVFEKPSTRTRVSFETGMTQLGGHAVFLGPDDIGLGGREPLKDISRTLSGYVDCIMVRLFDHADLDELAAHAGVPVVNGLTDDAHPCQTLADLLTVRETVGFDATVAWVGDGNNVAQSFVLGCALAGVDLTVATPPDYGISEAVFDRAAELGSAPTVTHDPEAAVADADVVCTDVWVSMGEDGNRDEKLAAFEEGGFQVNDDLLAGSDAHLMHCLPAHRGEEVTNAVLESDRELVWQQAENRLHAQKGLLAFLLDAL, from the coding sequence ATGAGCCTCGACGCGGGCGGCGTTCGCCACTTCACCGACGTCGACGACCTCAGTCGAACGGAGCTCGAAACCGTGCTCGACGCCGCGAGCGGCTTCAAATCACAGGTCGAGCGCGACGAGCCCCATCCCGTCCTCGAACGCAAAACCCTCGGGATGGTCTTCGAGAAACCCTCGACCAGAACCAGAGTCTCCTTCGAGACCGGGATGACCCAGCTCGGCGGCCACGCGGTCTTCCTCGGCCCCGACGACATCGGCCTCGGCGGGCGCGAACCGCTGAAGGACATCTCCCGGACGCTCTCGGGCTACGTCGACTGCATCATGGTCCGGTTGTTCGATCATGCTGACCTCGACGAACTCGCCGCCCACGCTGGCGTCCCGGTCGTGAACGGTCTGACCGACGACGCCCACCCCTGCCAGACCCTCGCGGACCTGCTGACGGTCCGCGAGACGGTCGGGTTCGATGCCACCGTCGCGTGGGTCGGCGACGGCAACAACGTCGCGCAGTCGTTCGTGCTCGGCTGTGCGCTCGCCGGCGTCGACCTCACCGTGGCCACGCCGCCCGACTACGGCATCAGTGAGGCAGTCTTCGACCGGGCGGCGGAGCTCGGAAGCGCGCCGACGGTGACCCACGACCCCGAGGCGGCGGTCGCGGACGCCGACGTGGTCTGTACGGACGTCTGGGTCAGCATGGGCGAGGACGGGAATCGAGACGAGAAGCTCGCCGCGTTCGAGGAGGGTGGGTTTCAGGTGAACGACGATCTGCTGGCGGGGAGCGACGCACATCTGATGCACTGCCTACCCGCCCACCGCGGCGAGGAGGTAACGAACGCGGTGCTCGAGAGCGACCGCGAACTCGTCTGGCAGCAGGCCGAGAACCGTCTCCACGCCCAGAAGGGACTGCTCGCCTTCCTGCTCGACGCGCTCTGA